The genomic segment GAAATCAAGTTTTTGAGAATATCCACATTCAGCTCAAATATAAAAGCATTTTGTTTAAGACCGTAACTTTCAAGGGTATTGGGGTGTACTTCCCCGATAAAACCAATTATTGTTCCCTGGATTACAATCCCTGCTGTCCGGCCAGGTATTGTGCAGTCACAATCTTGATCTTCATAAGCTGTAAAAACCGGGTTTTTAATTCCAAGAATATCTAACAGTCCCTCAGCAGCACCTTTTAAATCATAAAAATCACAAACTGCTTCTTTTTCATGCCATGAGCTTTCATTTCTTAATCCTGTCCATAGAGCTGCCAGCATTTCAACCTCATCAGGCTGAACATCCTGCCCTTTGCTGAAAAAAACCTTGCCGATTTCAAAAAATTTCAAATTCCTGTTCTGCTTTGAAAGATTTCGGCCCATTGTCTCCAGCAGACCTGGTATCATAGTTGTTCTCATAACTGCCTGATCTTCAGTAAGAGGATTAAGTATATTAAGAAGTCTGCGCCTGATATCGCCAATCTTTATTTGAAGTTTATCACAAAAGGACGGAGAAATAAAACTATAATTAATAACCTCGGCAAATCCAAATCTGCACATAATATCTTTTATTTGGTTACGAACCTCAAAGCCCTTTGACCATCTTGCTGGTTCAGAAGGCATGGACGGAAATGTTACCGGTATATTATCATATCCCCAGAGTCTTGCCACCTCTTCTGAAAGATCTTCAGCCCTGGAAATATCCACCCTGAAAGAAGGAGGAACAACCTTTAGATAATCTGAATTTGTTTTTTGTACATCAAATTCAATAGATGAAAGTAAATCAGCCATCTCATCTTGTGACAGATTAATACCGAGGCGGCTGTTTACTGAGTTGACACTCATGGATACCGGGCTGTTTTTTATTATTACAGGATGTTCGTCAATTAGTCCGCCGATTAATGTCCCTCCCCCGATTTCAGCCATAAGCAGGGCGGCACGATTAAGGGCAGCAATTGTTCCATCTGGATCAACCCCTCTTTCAAACCTGTGAGAAGCATCTGTCTTAAGTCCCAGTTTTTTTGATGTATTACGAACACTGGCAGGCTCAAAATAAGCACTTTCAATAAGAACCCGTGTTGTTTTATTTTCAATCTCAGAATTCAGACCACCCATAACACCTGCTATTGCGACAGGTTTTTTGCCATCACAGATCATTAACATATCTGAAGAAAGAATTCTCTCTTTTCCATCCAGAGTTGTAAATCTTTCACCATCAGATGCAGTACGTACAACTATTCGGTTTTCTTCAAGATTGTCAAAATCAAAACCATGAAGGGGCTGTCCTGTTTCCATCATTACAAAGTTGGTAATATCAACAATATTATTAATGGGTCTCAACCCTGCTGAAAGAAGCCTGTTTTGAAGCCAGAAAGGTGAAGGGGCAATTGTGATACCTTCTATTAATTGTGCTGCATACCTGGGACAGTGGTCAGGTGCCTCAATAATAACGGAACTCAGTTCTGATATATTGCCCCGTGTTTCAGGAAGATGGATTTGAGGATAAGAAACCTTTTTCTTTTCCATAGCCCCGATTTCCCGTGCAACACCAATTAAACTCAGGCAGTCAGGCCGGTTAGGGGTCAGATCTATTTCTATTACTGCATCTGAAAGATTAAGAACTTTAACCAGCTTAGTTCCTGGCATCAAGCCAGGATCAAGCTCCATAATTCCGCTTGAAGCAGTTCCCAGTTCAAGCTCTTTTTCACTGCAAAGCATCCCTTCCGAGGTCTGTCCCCTGATAACTCCTTTTTCCAGGATAGTTCCATTGGGAAAAATTGTTCCAGGCAGAGCAAGGGGGCTGTCATATTTTCCCGTACATTGGGCGCTCCGCAGACAACTCTGACAGTTTTCTCCCCAATATCAACACTGCAAAGGGTCAGCTTGTCTGCATTAGGATGTTTTTCAACCTTTGTAATACGGCCTGCAAAAACCGTATCAAGCCATTCATACCTGTCCTGGACAGAATCCACTTCAAGACCAGCCATAGTAAGGGACTGGGCAAGCTCTGCCAGCCCCATGTCAACCGGAATATAATCCTTTAACCAACTCAGACTAACTTTCATTTTAAAATTGCCTTAAAAACCTGAAATCATTTTCAAAATATTTACGAAGATCATCAATTCCATATTTAAGCATGGCTATACGCTCTACTCCCATTCCAAAAGCAAAGCCGGTATAACGGTTTGTATCATAACCCACATTCTCAAAAACAGCAGGATGAACCATACCAGAACCAAGTATTTCCAGCCACCCGGTATTTGAACAAATCCGGCATCCCCTGCCTTTACACATAATGCAGCAAATATCAACTTCTGCACTTGGTTCTGTAAAAGGGAAAAAACTTGGCCGAAATCTCAAAGATGTATCTTTATCAAATATCTGGTGAACAAAAGCAGTCAAAATCCCTTTAAGATCCCCAAAACTGATATCTTTATCTACCAAAAGCCCTTCTACCTGGCTGAACATGGGTGTATGGGTAATATCTGAATCACACCTGTAAACCTTGCCAGGTGCAATAATACGCACCGGCGGAGCCTGCTGCTCCATAACCCGTATCTGCATGGGTGAGGTCTGGGTTCTCAAGACTATATTATCTGACACATAAAAGGTGTCCTGCATATCCCTTGCCGGATGATTTTTTGGAAGATTCAATGCCTCAAAATTATAATAATCTGTTTCAACCTCAGGCCCTTCTGCAATATCAAATCCCAGTTTGATAAATATGCTGCATATCTCACGGGTAACAAGGGTTAAAGGATGTAAAAAACCCCGGGGTACTGCCCTGCCTGGCAGAGACACATCAATCCTGCCTTTGGCAGCAGATGCCTGGGACTCAATTTTTTTTAAAATCTCCTTAAAAGATGTGTCCAGCTCTTTTTTTACTTCATTAGCACGTTTCCCTGCTTCAGGCCGCTCTTCAGAAGGAAGTTTTGAAATATCCCGTAAAAACTGGGTAATAACGCCCTTACGCCCTAAATAGCGGACAGAAAGGGCTTTAATTTCATCCGGGTGTAAAGCTGTTTTCAGCTGGGAAAGTGCTTGTTCTCTGATTTGTTCAATGCTTGTTTCCACGGATACTCCGATTGGTTATCAGATATAGTATTTATTGCTCAATGCTGAGTGGCTGCTAAACCTGCAATCTGGGCAAATCCAGAAGGATCAGATACTGCCAGTTCTGCGAGAACCTTACGATCCAGTTCAACATCAGCAAGTTTAAGTCCATGGATAAACTTGCTGTAACTAATATCATTCATTCGAGATCCTGCATTAATCCTTGCTATCCACAATCTTCTATAATCCCGTTTCACTGCCTTACGGTCACGGTAGGCATACATAAGAGCCTTGTCAACTGAATCAGCAGCAGTACGAAAAAGCTTGCTGCGGCCTCCGCGAAAACCTTTAGCCAGTTTCAGCACCTTATTAC from the Desulfonema limicola genome contains:
- the pheT gene encoding phenylalanine--tRNA ligase subunit beta produces the protein MLEKGVIRGQTSEGMLCSEKELELGTASSGIMELDPGLMPGTKLVKVLNLSDAVIEIDLTPNRPDCLSLIGVAREIGAMEKKKVSYPQIHLPETRGNISELSSVIIEAPDHCPRYAAQLIEGITIAPSPFWLQNRLLSAGLRPINNIVDITNFVMMETGQPLHGFDFDNLEENRIVVRTASDGERFTTLDGKERILSSDMLMICDGKKPVAIAGVMGGLNSEIENKTTRVLIESAYFEPASVRNTSKKLGLKTDASHRFERGVDPDGTIAALNRAALLMAEIGGGTLIGGLIDEHPVIIKNSPVSMSVNSVNSRLGINLSQDEMADLLSSIEFDVQKTNSDYLKVVPPSFRVDISRAEDLSEEVARLWGYDNIPVTFPSMPSEPARWSKGFEVRNQIKDIMCRFGFAEVINYSFISPSFCDKLQIKIGDIRRRLLNILNPLTEDQAVMRTTMIPGLLETMGRNLSKQNRNLKFFEIGKVFFSKGQDVQPDEVEMLAALWTGLRNESSWHEKEAVCDFYDLKGAAEGLLDILGIKNPVFTAYEDQDCDCTIPGRTAGIVIQGTIIGFIGEVHPNTLESYGLKQNAFIFELNVDILKNLISDDKQAQALPKYPSISRDITIIVNKNIEAVSLINSVRNMDEQLVEDIFLFDVYEGENIPQESKSISFRIVYRSSQETLEDEAVTFVHKKISEMLLKEYNASFPA
- the pheS gene encoding phenylalanine--tRNA ligase subunit alpha, with translation METSIEQIREQALSQLKTALHPDEIKALSVRYLGRKGVITQFLRDISKLPSEERPEAGKRANEVKKELDTSFKEILKKIESQASAAKGRIDVSLPGRAVPRGFLHPLTLVTREICSIFIKLGFDIAEGPEVETDYYNFEALNLPKNHPARDMQDTFYVSDNIVLRTQTSPMQIRVMEQQAPPVRIIAPGKVYRCDSDITHTPMFSQVEGLLVDKDISFGDLKGILTAFVHQIFDKDTSLRFRPSFFPFTEPSAEVDICCIMCKGRGCRICSNTGWLEILGSGMVHPAVFENVGYDTNRYTGFAFGMGVERIAMLKYGIDDLRKYFENDFRFLRQF
- the rplT gene encoding 50S ribosomal protein L20; translation: MRVKRGFKARRRRNKVLKLAKGFRGGRSKLFRTAADSVDKALMYAYRDRKAVKRDYRRLWIARINAGSRMNDISYSKFIHGLKLADVELDRKVLAELAVSDPSGFAQIAGLAATQH